A segment of the Micromonospora sediminicola genome:
TGCGGCCCCGCCGCCACCCGCAACGCCATCAGCGTCCTAGGCAAGAACATCGACGTCCACGCCATGGCCCGCGAAATGGGCACCACCGAAGCCGGCACCAACAGCATCAACGACATCACCCCCGTCCTGAACAAGGAAACCGGCAAGCCCTACCGCTCCGTCGAAATCAAGAGCGGTAAGGCCGACAACAAGCAGACCGACACCCTGCGCACCGACATCATCCGCACCGTCGACGACGGCCGCGCCGTCGTGGCCAACATCGCCGGCACCGCCACCGACACCGACAACACCACCCACTCCTTCGAAGGCGGCCACTACATCAGCGTCATCGGCTACCGCGACAACGGCAACACCGTCACCATCGCCGACAGCGCCAACCCGAACATGGCCTCCTACCGGATGAGCATCGACAACCTCGCCGACTGGATCGCCACCCGCGGCTACAGCACCAGCTGACCCACCACCGAAAGGGCCCGACCCCACCACGGGGCCGGGCCCTTTCGCGTATCCAACGGCTGTCTGTCGGTCACCTCGCCGTCATGTCGGTGTCGTCACCCGGACGGGTCGCTCCACCACGCTGGGTCGCGCCGCACCACCCGGCCGACCCCGCGAAGGAGCAGCAGTGGCAGCCGAGTCGGCGACCGACCGCCCACCGACGACCCGCCCCGACGTGAGCGTCGTCGTGCCGGTCTACAACACCCTGCGCTACCTGCGTACCTGCCTCGACTCGCTGCTGCGGCAGACCATCGGGCCGGAGCGGATGGAGATCGTGGCGGTGGACGACGGGTCCACCGACGGCAGCGGGCGGCTGCTGGACCGGTTCGCCGCGCGGCACCCCGGCGTCGTACG
Coding sequences within it:
- a CDS encoding C39 family peptidase gives rise to the protein MATTLLRKTVLTAAGIAATAGGIAGPAIAAHAAPTDTTTVVADRKGHGERELDVRYEAQPNFYYCGPAATRNAISVLGKNIDVHAMAREMGTTEAGTNSINDITPVLNKETGKPYRSVEIKSGKADNKQTDTLRTDIIRTVDDGRAVVANIAGTATDTDNTTHSFEGGHYISVIGYRDNGNTVTIADSANPNMASYRMSIDNLADWIATRGYSTS